tctattttaatcttatttagccggtttcgcacctcttcttgggttagattggtgactcttaatatagggttttcattgtttcttgggatttcacctagcatttcattttccaccgtgaataccgtggagaagaaggtgtttaatatgttagctttttcctcgtcatctacaaccattctttcctcactattttttaaggggcctacattttcagtttttattcttttactattgatatagttgaagaacagtttgggattagttttactctccttagcaatgtgcttctctgtttcctttttaccagctttaattagttttttagataaagtatttttctccctatagttttttagagcttcaatggtgccatcctgctttagtagtgcaaatgctttctttttactgttaattgcctgtcttacttctttgtttagccacattgggtttttcctatttctagtccttttattcccacaaggtataaaccgcttacactgcctatttaggatgttcttaaacatttcccatttattatctgtattctcatttctgaggatattgtcccagtctaccagattaagggcatctctaagctgttcaaactttgccttcctaaagttcaatgtttttgtgactccctgacaagtcccccttgtgaaagacaggtgaaactgcacaatattgtggtcgctatttcctaaatgcccaaccacctgcagatttgttattctgtcaggtctattagatagtattaggtctaaaagtgctgctcctctggttggattctgcaccaattgtgaaagataatttttcttggttattagtagaaacctgttgcctttatgggtttcacaggtttctgtttcccagttaatatccgggtagttaaagtcccccataaccaggacctcattatgggttgcagcttcatctatctgctttagaagtagactttccatgctttctgttatatttgggggtttgtaacagaccccaatgagaattttgttaccatttttccctccatgaatttcaacccatatggactcgacatcctcattcccttcgctaatatcctcccttaaagtggactttagacaagactttacatagagacaaacccctcctcctctccgatttttacgatcctttctaaacagactgtaaccctgtaagttaactgcccagtcatagctttcatctaaccatgtctcggttattcccactatgtcaaagttacctgtagatatttctgcttctagttcttccatcttgtttgtcaggcttctggcgtttgcgagcatgcagtttagaggattttgttttgttctaatctcctcactgtggattgttttagaaatgttcttacctcccttctgagtatgttttcctgggtcgtctttgttcgagtctaatgtttttcttcccgtcccctcttcttctagtttaacgccctcctgatgagtgtagcgagtcttctggcgaatgtgtgtttcccaggtttgttgaggtgtagtccgtctctggcgaggagtccatcataccagtaattcacaccgtggtccaggaatccaaatccttgttgtctgcaccatcgtcttagccagttgtttgcatcaaggatcctgttccatctcctggtgccatgcccatctactggaaggatagaagaaaaaactacctgtgcatccagttcctttactttcttccccaactcttcaaagtccttgcagattgtcggtaggtccttccttgccgtgtcattggtgccaacatgtatcagaagaaatgggtggacgtccttggagctgaagagctttggtatcctatcggtcacatccttgatcatcgcacctggaaggcagcatacttctcttgcagttatgtccggtctgcagatggctgcttctgtgcctctcagtagtgagtctcccaccaccaccactcttcgttgcttcttggctgtactttttgctgtcacttgttgctgtgtgcccttttcttttttgcttgctggtattgcttcattcttaggtgtgccatcttcatcctctacaaagatttgatatcggttcttcagttgtgtggttggtgatttctccatggtcttcttgcttcttttggtcacatgcttccactcatctgcttttggaggttctctgacactttttgcaccttctgtgaccagtagagatgcttctgttctgtctagaaagtcttcattctctttgatgagtttcaaagttgctattctttcttccagaccccgcaccttttcttctaaaagggccactagtctacacttctgacaggtgaaattggattcttcttctggtcgatctgtgaacatgtagcacatgctgcagctcaccatgtaggttgtcacatctgaacCTATTCTGTAGGAAACTAAAATGGAAAAAGTTCTTCCTCCATAACAACAAGGAGGAGTGTCTTCAACAGGGCCTCCAGGAGGAAGATCTAGAGGGTTTTCAAGCTCTTCTCCCCAAGGTTCACAAGGACTCGGTGAAtcccccggggcgtccgattgtctctggcataggggggctatGTGACCCAGTATGCAAATACATTGATTACTATCTGAGGTCACAAGTTGAGactttgccctcctatgtcagggacactacggacgtcctgaggagactAGATGGTCTGTCTTTGGAACCAGATATGATACTGGTCACAGCTGATATCGAAACATTATATACTTCAATTCACCATGAGGATGGGATGGAGGCTGCCACCTTCTATCTGGAATCAAGTAACATTGATCCAGATGTGGTGGGCCTGGTGTTGAGGCTCCTGCGGTTCATCCTTACTCATAATTGTTTTACTTTTAAGGACCGATACTACCTCCAGAGTCGCGGGACCgcgatgggggcggcgtgtgcacCTTCATATGCAAATTTATTCTTGGGATACTGGGAGAGAACCCTGTTTGGAGGCGCACACTCCGCCCCCCAAGTACTGGGGTGGTAtcggtatattgatgatattttgtttatttggcaaggGCCGGTTGAACAACTTCACTTGTTTATACAGGATTGGAACCGTaacagcctcaacatcaggctcacatATAATTTTAGTAGGGTGTGCATCCCCTTTCTAGATATCATGTTGCAGATTCAGCCTGACGGTTCCATTGGTACAGATGTATTCAGGAAAGAAACCTCAGTGAATGCACTcctgcatgcctcctcatcccatAATGGCTCCACAATTGGAGCCATTCCCATAGGACAGTTCTTGAGGATGAGGAGGATATGCTCTACTGAGGAGGCATTCACGAGAcaatctgtggaccttggggagagatttcgaTCACGTGGGTATAGTAATAGGAGCATAAAACGGGGCTTTACTAGGGCCAAACATCAGAAAAGATGTGACCTTCTCTCCCAACAACCTAaaatgaagaagaaggaggatgggaaaattagATATATCTCCACATTTAACCATCAATGGGGGAAAATGAGAAGCATCCTGAAGAGACATTGGTCCATTTTGAAAACAGAACCTGTGCTGGCCAAATGTCTCTTGGATGAACCCTTGATGGCGGCTAGGAGATCTAAAAATCTGAGAGACATTTTGGTCAATAGTCACTATGTTTCTAAAACTCCATCCATCTTTGGTACTGGGAAAAGAAAGTGGGGGTTCTTCCCTTGCGGGGACTGTCTGGCATGTCGTAACCATATCAGGACGTCATCATTCACCTCTGCTGACggtaaaaaagaatttaaaatcacAGATTACATCTCCTGTAGTACCACATTTGTGGTCTACATGGCCGTCTGTACATGTGGTCTTCCCTATGTTGGACTGACATCACGGGAGTTGAGGGTCAGGACCCGGGAACACATCAGAGACATTATGGCAGctaaagaggtggatgatgatgtacCTTTGAAGTCTATACCGAGACATTTCAGGCAGGTCCATAAGTGTAACCCCAAGGACCTTAAAGTATTTGGGATAGACCATGTGAGGGGTGGAATAAGAGGTGGGGATTTGAAGAAAAAGCTGGCTCAGCTGGAATGCCGCTGGATTTCTGTGTTGGGCACTATGGCCCCATACGGCCTTAATGAACAGCTGAGCTTTGCGTCGTTTCTATAGTTCAATAAGTGCTGGGTTCGTATAGATCTCCGGTTCtggattttattatttttgtgtgtgtttatgtttatttttatttttatgtttatttgtAGTACCTGTATTGCACGTATCCATCTTCATCATAGGATGTTCTTCTGGACGTGGTATGTGACATCTGGACATCTCCACAGCAGCACATCGGGATGGCTGGAAAGATCGGAGAAGGACTCAATTAGTTATCATTTATTTACATGTTCTATCCGTCGCTTTCTGGGTGCTGGATGGCAGCGTGAATACATTTGGGATTATCGTTTTATTTTGTGTCTGTATTTGTACACTCAATGTGATGTATATATGTAGAGTACACTATATTTTTGTTCATTATTTATCATTCATTGTGATGTGTTGTTTGTTTCTATATATACGGACTGATGTGTGATTAGCACACTGTGGGTCTAGATTTCCAATCGTAAGGCATGTGCACCATATGCATTTTCAGTGTCACATATTGATATACACTGTTATTTCTCCCCCCCTTTTCTTTTTCTACACATAGTTTCCTGAAGATGCGTTGTAGGGAGTTAGGGTTGTCTCCCTGTATTATCATCTCGTATACTGgggatatgtatatatctatatttcTCAGTTTGCCCCGCTGTCTTCATAGAGGACACTACGTATTATTGTTGTTTCCACATTTTTTGTTTGCACATATTCTTAATTATATCACTTTGCGGGATATTCCTTATCCCCCCTTTCCCCTTTCCCCTCACTCTTTTCTCCTCCCCTTCTTTTTTCATTATCCTTACGTATCCCATAATGGTATATACCCCAGACGATCGGGATTTCCTGTGCTCCCATCGGCACTTCCCTTAAGAAAGATGGCCGCTACCGCTCGCGCGCATGCGCGCCACGATGGGACTTACTGGCCATCGTCCCCGGCGTCCTTTTGCGACGGAGCAGGATATGACGTCTGGAGGGTTTTCCCTCCTCCTGCTCTGCACGCTGGAAATGCCGGGGATGATGCTCGTGGCGTCCCATACtatggcggtgcgcatgcgccaatgATTATGCGGTATAGTCGTTGCAGCTGTGTTGATGTCCTTATATACCACCCCATGTAAGCACCCAAACATGAGCCCCCGAGGAagcttacgcgaaacgcgcgtcggggcctccggacacacactggcaccatcAGTTTTTGGGTAAGATGGGCAGAGCCTTGGTTATTTCTATATTCACCTATTTTAGGTTTTACTAAGACAGATATATGGCGATATGAGGTGTAGGTATGCACTTtaggagcactatgcactttattaatcaGTCAGTTATGGACTTATGTGCTCCTTATAGCCATCGTTGAGCTATTGCCCTTCCTTTATACCCGTGGTGTTACTTGCAGTGATAGTGGTCTGCTGTACATGTATTATATGTGTCCCTTGTCTGTAATGTTTGTCATTTTTAtgagagtataatatttaataaaatttgttacgctttttacatctttttgggtTCTTTGATACTCCGTAGTGTCTTCTGTAGGATTTATTGCATAGTGGAGTTGTTCCCTGTTATTGTTCAGGTCCATTATAGGGTGTTTCCCTAAAAATAGGCTGTACTGATATGCATCAGTGGCATTTGTATTTAAGTTTTTAAGCTCTGGTAGGATTACTCAGGGAAAATGAACAAGGGgtagatacagggaaaggcccttTCACTAAGCTAAGGAATAGGAGTGTCAAGATGCCACCATCGGGCGACACAAATAATATTGACATATTCTTACAGCTAGTAGAGAGGGACCTAAGAAAAATTAAAAGCTATGACCCAAAGACCGAGCATAATCTTACTGCAGGTGAAAGAGAAGCTTTGGAGGCTCTTAAAAAGAATGATCGGTTGGTAATAAAGGCATCCGATAAGGGTGAAATTTGGTCATTATGGACCACCAGGTATACTGTGGTTTGTGCCATAACATCTTGCAGGACAACAGCACGTACGAGATCTTGAGATCAGACACTGTAGATAAATACAAAAATGAGCTTAGAGAAATCCTTGATGGGGCTTTGGAAGAAAATCTGCTTTCAAGGTCTGAATATGAATTTTTGCTTCCCAATTCTCCTCTACAGGCCACGTTCTACACGCTACCCAAGCTACATAAGGGTCCTAACCCGCTAAAGGGACGCCCCATTGTATCTGGGATAGATTCTCTCACACAGAATTGTGGCCTGTATTTAGAGGAAATTCTTAAGCCATTTGTTATATCTATTCCCTCATATTTAAGGGATACTACAGACCTGTTGAAGAAAATAGAAGGTGTACAGCTCGAGGAGGGATCTTGGTTGGCGTCAATTGACGTCGAAGCATTGTATAGTAGCATACCACACGATGTAGGGATAATAGGTGTTCAGCACTACCTGAAACAAAGATCGGTAACATGCAGGGATCACAATGACTTCGTAACCTCTCTGCTCAAGTTCGTGCTGACGCACAACACGTTCTGCACCcccagatgaattcattggggagtgtagtttgtaaaatgatttCACATATAgggggattctgttgttctggcatctcaggggctctgccaatttgacatggcaccctcaaaaaattccagcaaaatttgaactccaatatggcaactcttcctttctgagctttgtgctgtgcctcaaaagtagtattcccccacatacggTGCTATTTCTTCttctacccttatgaaaatgcaacatttagGGCTaataacatatttgtggggaaaatgtgattttttgttttattttcacagctcaactttataaacttctgtgaagcacctgagggttcaatgtgctcaccgcacatctaggtcacttctctgagggatctagtttccaaaatgatgtcacttgtgggggattttgactgtttaggcacatcagagactctccaaatgtgacatggcgtccgccaattgttccagcaaattttgcatttaaaagtcaaatggtcctccttcccttctgagctctgtcgtgcgcccaaacaatgcttTTGTccctcatatgaggtatcggcatgctcagtataaattacacaacaaattttggggtccattttttcctgttacccttgacaaaataaaaaaaattggatctgaagtaaattttttgttaaagttaaaaatgttcatttcttttctacattccaaaaattcctgtgaagcacctaaagggttaataaactcttgtatgtggtttttagcacctttaggggtgcagtttttagaatgttgtcactttggggtattttctatcacatagaccccacaaagtgacttcaaatgggatgtggtccctaaaaaaatggttttgtaaattttgttggaaaacgtaataatcgctggtcaaattttaacccttataacttcctaacaaaaaaaaatttggttccaaaattgtgctgatgtaaagtagacatgtgggaaacattatttattaactattttgtgtgacatacagctctggcaaaaattaagagcccactgttaaatgtttagtttgtctgatttttctctttatagatttatttttttttttcattaatttttcGTAGAAACTACTAACAACATGTCAACATGACATGACAACAtccgaatttccaaacaataaatttagtatttttttctgaaaaggagatgtggtcaaaataaaaaaaaaacattgctttcagacctcaaataatgcaaagaaaacaagttcataatcatttagaaacaacaatactaatgtttttactcaggaagagttcagaaatcaatattttgtggaataaccattatttttaatcacagctgtcatgtgtcttggcatgctttccaccagtctctcacactgcttctagcgcaaaaatttaagcagttctttgtttgatggcttgtgactatccatcatcctcttgattacattccagaggttttcaatgaagttctggtctggagattgggctgcacatgacagggtttaatgtggtggtctcttaaagggactctgtcacctgaatttggcgggctctgtgaacggtccgatgggcggtattTTCtgctctttcatgcaccccttcctttcccgctggccgcaatattgtcttgaatgtgATTCGGTTTCCtacgtagtacacgcgtgcgcaatgcaatctcgccttgcgcacgcgcagtatgctttgcccaactgcgggcaaagccgaaaagcattagtgcgcatgcgccagcgcactatgtcctggaacacaaCGAAATAATTCCGggacatgcgcactaatgcttttcggctttgcccaagattgcattgtgcacgcgtgtactacggagaaaACCGAATcacattcaagacaatattgcggccagcgagaAAGGAAGGggcgcatgaaagaacagaaaacaccgcccatcggaccggtaacagagcccgccaaattcaggtgacaggttccctttaatttttgacagagctgtatctcagtgatttaagggcatgagaattcaaagtttgaaaattgtgatattttaaaaaatgttttcaaaatttctgttttttcacaaataaatgcattatatcgaagaaattttaccactatcatgaagtacaatatgtcacgaaaaaactatctcagaatcaccagcatccgttgaagcattcaagaattattacctcataaagtgacagtaatcagaattgtaaaaattgtcctgtttattaacatgcaaaccaccttcggggctaAAGGAGTTAAAAAATAAAGGaataaagaaaaatgtaaaaaatacatactgtatatgtggtaTCTTCATATccataaaagtccgatctatcaaatataaaattatttaacacaATCGGTAATCTCTGTAATGAGAAGTAAAAACATGAACACCAGAATTGCTTTTTTTGGCTGCTGTAACATTGCAAAAAATGTGGCTATCTAAACTTCGGATCTActacaaaattgtatcaataaaaatgacagcttaaggtaccttcacactgagcgacgctgcagcgatatagacaacgatacgaccaaaaggcgatcgctggagcgtcgctgtttagatcgctgtagagacgtcaaacacaccaacgttcgaacgatgccggagcgatacagtgacgtaacagcgactcacggatcgttgtcgctggTTGCTTGCTTCACGTCAAACAGCAGTGGTTAACGATCCGATGAATTGGCAGCGTAGTCAGATAGGTGTCACCCAGGTGGGTGACACCCAGATAGGtgtcacccaggatgtgacgtcccggcgtctcagaatataaaccgcgactctacagcgattgattcacaTTGTTCGAGAGCTGCGTATGCCTGTTTTTCCCTGCATTTCtagcgtcctgtccggaacgatccttctccagctacgatcctcttctaccgtgaacgttctgttcggaacgccgtactccactgccggcgtcttcatcggttcttttattgctcataaacggtatgttcaatttttttttttttgtatagtaaTGGCTGTGTAGTAATGCTAGACGCAATGCTTATCTAAAGTATATGGTATAGTAATGTATAAAACATATCTGGCAGCTATCTTGTGCATCTGGTAAGCGgacacacaagatggaggcactttcgGATGCAGTTTGCAAACTATTTGGCGCTGTGTAGCATTTTTTGCGCAAACTATATGGTAAGGCcaaccaactcttttgtgtctaccttggcttagctgtccctggcctgctccgcaagtaaataaaaacagctcacaactggtaaactaattttttttttttcacaaactgaccttatttttttttgatcaagagacaatcactgtcacgctatctatattcatcaagtacggtgtcagaaaaatgaattcatgataaacatatacaggctcctgaattcactatttctgacacctggcaggtgagcatagatatgtaccgtgtgacaaccattgtcccctcaatttgtgtgattatggagatgcatgtaatatttttggcccacctcatatctgtatactacagacacaccaagctgcagtcttttcatttttaactactggagatattatgtgggccaaaaagtgtgtgtggcgacgtttcttggcgcacggtgtgttgccggtggctatagacacaataaaccaaacataattgtgtcaaatcaaactttttttatgttgttaactgaaaaataacaaggaacagaacaatatcccaaacaatgaaagaaaaaaaaaaaaaatcagaacctcccacgcctcaagaggtgtcgcagcgtgcggccatgttgctgtacttgttgcagcatgagcgctgctgtccgctccaggcggtcttgcttggccagcagctctctcacggtgtccggttctgtgatagaagaggttggagaatggACAGTGATAAAGCTGCAACGGTGGCATGTGTTTACATAACCAGCAATTTTACCGTACCGTCAAAAATAACGATTTTTGTAACGATATCTTTGATTTCTGTgaagttgcaacgatattgttaacgcaatcgttctgtgtgacagcgacccagcgaccacacagtgacttaccaacgatcacgaccaggtcgtataGCTGGTAATGATCGTTAGTAATTCGTTTATTGTAAAATGGTACTTGTAACTACACACTCAATTTTCTACTGCCCCAGAGGGCTTTTTTTAGGTTCAATGTCTTAGGGTCCGTTTAGtcgttgtcaaatgtgacatcccaccgataaccccctcccactttctcaatacttacggaaaagggacgcctgttgctcatccgcagagctgctgaccacccatcccctggctcgggccacagctcctgctgctgaaaggaagcaaatacatatctggttaacaattgaactcactgtggtgaagcgctcgctggttttgtcacttacgaatgcttgtcgctggagagaatgacgccgacccgggggaggaagatgggtgttgaaagggcggggttgtggcctgcggtggggttactgcacctgtaatgtacacaatatttaacctccctactaatggcccgtatgtcgtcattaaattctaaaaaagggtggttaacttacgtgacgacactggctgtgggcttccgctgctagccgctgtactgctggctgcagtgggtgctgtcctctgccggcggcgtctctctacaccccaaaaaaagacacgcaaggtttagacaccagaagtacagagctgtcgacttaaataaaaaattaagtaggcgccatcgcaattgccagacatgaggggtaacttacgtgacggccctggctgtgggcgtacgctgctggccgctgtagtcctctgctggcgttgtctctctatacacaaaaaataaagaaacacaatgtttacacaccaaagtacagagcttccgacacccccacaaataacaaacctaggccagtggcataaaggaataaaatttaaatttaactccccaaatcgaggtacatatatagaaggtgggaagcgccacacggcagtgcgagtgtccctattcccccctcccgatactgtgtgtctcccaattacactatactgttacttgccttgcctggtctctgcccgcaacgttgccagataaagtggctgtttgtaccggaggtcggcccactttttgcgtagctgcagcgcactgcgccggatgccgaacctccgctccatcttctgggcaatgtggcgcaacacctcattcttatgtagatttgggtgtgctgggcgactctcccggccctcatagtccatggcatccattttttttacaaaaaaacggacctctgtctgccccaaaggaggacatcgctgtctcgccgccattttagcaagagagacgctgtatggcaccacccagccacgcccagaggaggtccttgatTCTACCGTTCTGGCGCGCAATTCGCAACgctatagcgtctccatttatgCACACCGTCGCGGGTGTGACGTCGGCTCCAGAAGTCACTATTTGGCGTTCCCGTTATAAATCAGCAGCGCTCATCGTCCTGTTTGTTTCAGTGGATGGTACATTTAATGGAGGGTATCTATGGGGTATGGCTGTTGTGTTAACGTTGCTTACAATTAGCCATGTAtatctctgtgtatgtatatatgtatgtgtgtgtatgtatgtgtatatatatatatatatatatatatatatattatatatatatatatatatatatatttatatatatatatatatatagtaccttacatcctatgttaacatttttgtcaaatggtgcagcatcggtgacgcaacggagaatgcattacagtattggatgtcttgtgtaAGTTTTGAAAATtatatgtagtaatttttttttttcttttttcctttctcaggttgccatgtctcattcggatgtacctgtgattgttgcggccgcgttattggtagaagctcacaaccagctggaggttcaagcgcgaaacaatcgtgtaaagcgtcagcgccgcatgtggaccaaacagtggctgcagaagaggaatcaattgtcccatatgggccttataagggaactgcaggataacaacccgcatgattttcgtaactacctgagaatgtcggaggactcatttaatgtcctacttgcagctgtagaaccttatatcaggcggcaaaatacacagatgagagcagctgtccctgtggatgagaggctggctgtcacgctgcgtttcctggcgactggcaggtctatgcaagacttgcattacagcgcagctatatcccgatccctactcagcgtcatcatcccagagacatgcaaagctattgtctcagttttacaccgcagttacatgcctttcccacagaccccggatgactggaaagagatttctaggggatttgaggagcaatggcagttcccgaattgcggtgggg
This region of Ranitomeya imitator isolate aRanImi1 chromosome 1, aRanImi1.pri, whole genome shotgun sequence genomic DNA includes:
- the LOC138661565 gene encoding uncharacterized protein produces the protein MAARQHTVSGGGNRDTRTAVWRFPPSIYVPRFGELNLNFIPLCHWPRFVICGGVGSSVLWCVNIVFLYFLCIERQRQQRTTAASSVRPQPGPSQRRRRQRTAPTAASSTAASSGSPQPVSSRAVTPPQATTPPFQHPSSSPGSASFSPATSIPAGAVARARGWVVSSSADEQQASLFQPDTVRELLAKQDRLERTAALMLQQVQQHGRTLRHLLRRGRF